The Anastrepha ludens isolate Willacy chromosome 2, idAnaLude1.1, whole genome shotgun sequence DNA window aaaagtaCAACTAAAAACCTTCGCTTCAAAGTGTTTACCGATATACGAGGTGTAGTTGTGCTCAACTAATTAAGCCAGCAACCTTTTTAATCagttttagctatttttctttcgtttgtttattattttcttatacaAGTCTCAGAAATTTACGTTTGcaactttgtataaaaattataaaaatcaacaaattttgacCAAAGTTTTAGTCTTCTTCTTCAGAAGTTTTAGAAAATATGGTACGTACTTTTATAGCCCGTTaaattttggtacaataaagtgcaattttgaaGTGCCTTCGATTTTTGCTAAGTTGTTTCCCCCTAACGGTGGTGACATTtactccatataacgaatgcaaaacattttttttgtggagaaaatacgcaacatagttaaggaaaaaaaattattaaaaaccaaCGAGAATTTTCAACtcgaacttgcactttattatactagagataataagctataaaactgcctGAAAAGGGTGATATTTGCTGAatgtttaaaaatgttgcacaaagtttgaaacttggatttctTCTGTGAGGAGctagacttttatttaaaaaaaaaaaacaaaaaaaaaaaaatttgccaaaattgGTCAAAATATTGCCGCCTTCACTTGTTGAGCACAAGAGCACAtacattaatttatattttaaacttcaaaacattaattttttctcttaatttattaaatttaaatcatttaGTATCGATCATATTTTTATTCGAGTCAATGCAAATACGCCAGCgcactataataaaaaaattaataataaatataaaattcgaGTGgcattaataaatgaaaattgtcTATGAGCTAgaccgtatgtatgtatataacaacAATAGCACTTAGAACCACTGCAATTAAGACATGTTATGAACTTCACTCGTATCCCAGAGTAGATCTCCTACAATATTAAATAGCAGTGCAGTCTGAATTGTTCATTTTATGAGTAAACACTTCAAACTGTTTCCATACCAGGTAACCAATAACAGCTGACACAATTCTAAATACAAATAGTGaactataatttttcattttgtgagGTGAGATATCTTTAGCATTCATATTACTTCTTGCGATTTCGCGTCATTATCATTAGTgcagattttatttattaaaaaaaaaaaaaggcattgCTCATGAAAGGTTGAATTCGATAGTTTCGTTTACTGCAAACATAATTTTGctgctgtttttctttttaaatatgcaaaGAGAGCCCATCGTCTATTCACAAAAGAACCTCTCATCGTacataatatatgtagatatgtatggcGCGTGAAAATGTGCACTGTAATCGTTTAGTTTgtacaactaatttttttctcattctaCTTATTAGTCAACTTTAAAGATGGCATCAGAaagataaaaactaaaaaaaataattatataaaattgagCTTATAAGTTACAAAGAACAGCAAAATACACAAACGacgttcttataaaaataaataaaaatagcagtaAGTGTATTAAATAGTTGTAAGAAATTTAGTTCATGGTATGATTGGCATTTATGTGTGTATACGCATGCATGTGTATGGCTGtgtaatgtatgcatgtattaaaTATGTAGACATAGGCAGTTTAGCtgcattaatttttagttaatataaaacaattctcttatggaatattataatgaagtaaaacaGAAAAACGGTTAATTCTGTGCTAAAATTAACTATAAATTTAAAGTTGCAGTTCTTGGTACTGCATCATTGCATAATAACCGCTCGTACATattgtatatgtgtacatacaaacatataaatgTGATGTATATtccgtatacatacatacttacacacacacatacaaacacacatacacacattgcaaatttaaatatgcgtatattataaataaataggaTTTATGTAATAAGAGTTCGTGTGTGCGAATGTTGTACTTTTGGTGAAACtgtgaaaaacaaaagaaagcaaATTTGAAGAATGGACAAATAACAACTatctatacgagtatatatacatatatatacatacattacttataaatatatagattcaacaaataattaaaaattattaacgtcaaataaaattgtaaagaatatgaaaaattaaaaaatatggattttttattgcatttgtaaatttatttcaaagctcTCGTTTCTCACTTAATTTGGTGCGCTTTTACTTAAGGTATTATGAAGCGGCACGTACTCCTGCATATCGATATacaattatatgcacataaatcACGAAGcacaattatattttaatttggttttagtTTTTGATATTCTTATCGAAATACCGTTATCTTCCACTATGCGCTCATGGATCTTCAATATGCTCATGACGCTCGCCACGCTCCTCCTTTTCATCGTTCGACCAATTCTTTGGTCGCACTAGCATGCGTGTTTTTTGTAGTGAGTCGTCGCCATGCCATTGTTCCCAAATGATACCTACGTAATTGTGACCGCTTGGTGTTTCGCGATAAATACCATTCAAGTTTGCTTCCGAGCAGCTatagcatacatatttacacatgttTGGTACATAAATGAAGAGAAATGTTTGCTTTATAAACAATTACTTAATAGAAAATCTCACTCCCACACACTCACTTATCAAACCACCAACCACTTCCATAGCCAGTTGCACATGCGCAGCACGCATCCACGCTCTTATCATTGCGACGATCAAAGGTACTAAAGTCCATTTCGTTGTGGTAATGCATAGCATCGGGTACTGTACCGCTATGGCCTCCAATTAATAAGTTGTAATTGTAACGTTCACTGTCTAGGCGGAAGAATGAGTATTCGGCCCATACTTGTTCTAttagtttacataaaaaataaaaacacaatttacatacttatttacCACCTACGCGCACTGAATTTCCCTATAACCTTACCATCTTCGAAATCGGTCAGCTCAATGCGCAATTCATAATCATCCCCATCGACCAGCCGATGTATGAATTCATTGCCGAACCAAAATTCTTTATTAAGCTCACCAAACCCATTTCTATAATCCACCCAAGAACGGTTGAAGTTCTCATGTTCGTCATATGGGCCACGATTCTGTATGAGGGTCCAAGGCGCACCGTCAGTTGCGAAGGCACAGTAACGTTCATTGAAGTCACGACCCGCCTCATTTAATTCCGGTGAGGAGAATTTGTAAACTCCGTCAACAGGCGGGCCATTCAACTCGTGGCAGGCGCTCTTCTCGGGTTGTAGGAATTCTGaaacataataaatattgtaaataaacaaattgaacttgggacaaaattaaaaaaacaaaatttaataataacaacagtGGATTACACCAAACCTGCGCACCGGATGCCAATATCCAATTTCTATGAAGGATTGCgcactaatttttttgtggacaagttttcgagatatttgcAATTTACTGCGCTTTCTTACGAACCAGTTGGACAACATTAATACGCATTGTAACAAATAGAAAACTTTACGATAGCCCTAATAATTTTTGAGGATCTGATTTaacatttcaaatttaatttttttggcatattttgtataataaaggGCCTTTCAACAGTTACGCCTAGATGTTTGTAGTGAATAATGCCTAGAGGGTACTTTTTTCATTTAGGTCAAGTAGGCAGATTAACAATTTTACAagatagaaaaataatttaacttattatgaaaattacttaaacttattatgaaaatgttcgATCTTTGACCCTGCGTTGGACTCCTTTTTTAAACCTACGGTTGGGCAATGGGATTTGGCCTTTTTGTCGTCCTCTTCGatgatcctttttaaaaggttatatccataaatcgattgaaaattaagttttaagaagctacctggaagctcaagtcgttagctatataaaaatatgttaaattgacgttcaaagtcgaaaaagtctggccagacccgggtaTCTATCGCagaattcgtgattttttagtGGAAGAAATCGTCCCAATGAATCGACAATTCAATgtttggtgaacaaatttcaagaaactggtacTGTCGAGGATAGATAAAGGACtgtcagaccaaaaactggactaTCTGTTCAGAATATtcctgctgtagcgcaaagtgttgccgaACAACCTACAACATCGAAATCTCGACGTTCTAAACAagtaggcattcatgaatttgCTGTTTGGCGGTTTTTACCTGTAGAGGGGTTCATggcggacatttaaatgatgtaatttttcatatagGAGTATAATTGTTAAAAGCTGTATatcgaataaaaatagtgaaacctgaaagaatataAATGTTTCCCATTGGATTGCAGAAGTAACACGAAAAAGGGTCACTCTGTCAGAAACCTCGTTTGGCAAGAACTGACTCATAAAGGTCCTTATTAATAATTCTTAAAGTGAAGAAGTACGGATGCAAACGAGGTACTGAACATTTCTCGTTCTGGCACTTCCTTAAAATTATCAGTCAAGGAGACTGGTTTGTGGTTTAGTCGTGTTATTTGTTACGTATATTATTTAGTTGGCACAGTCATATCAAACCCTTGCCGGTTTCAATTAATGCCGCGCAATTCAAAGGGATTTTCTACATCAgtaaaatgtgattttatgCTATTTTACTTACAGAAGATGAGCGTAACGAAGACGGAAGCGGCAAGTTTGAAAGGGTCAAATCAAATCAATCCTCTGAAGCTATCGGAGTATAAGCTCTGAAGCATAAGTATAAACTGAACAATTTTATGCGTTTCTTAACGGAAGAAGGCCTTTTGAAAATACTTTTCATACCACAAATGTCCCAACAGTTTTGCAGTTGCCAACGAGAGGCGATAACTATAAAGTAAAACGTCTTCtatactttaatttaaaaacttttctaaacatttttttgttttctgtccATGGAAGCTTTTGTATAGAAGTGCCagtaaactgattttttttaaataaattgaattattatttttttttttttataaaatgttctgatttactttttaataaaatttaaaacgaaTTTCCCAGTTTTACTCACCAACCACGTCGAAACGATCATCTATTTTCTCCGCCTGCTCTTCCGCGTCTTCACCTCTAGGTTGGTCAATATTGTCATCAATGCGAGTGGTCGATACATTGTGATCACCCTCTGCTTCAGTATCCACATCCTTATGGTCTAAACTTTCATCTTCAGCTGAATTCCTATCAACTGCTTCAACATCTTCAGCTTCAACCGAATCTTCCTCTTCATCATCTTTATCGTTCGATTTGGACATCGGTTGTTTAGCTAATTTTTCATTCACCTCATGCACCAACATTTCGATACGTTTTAGTAATAAATCTGAGCTTTCAGTAAAAGTGGACAGTTCACCGGACATAGTCTGACATTGGTGCCAGCCGAGTGCGCTTTCATCACGCCATTGTAATAAACgatcatcaaatttgtttagtaaatttattgcattttccaATTGTTGTGAATTTTTCTTAACCAACGTGTTTAATTGCTTAGACTCTTTTGGCATTGGTGTCCGCGTGAGGAGTGTTGAAAGCTGTTGGTCGAAAGATTTTAGAGAGCGTTcgacattttgatttgaattacAACCGCCGATTGGCGCCATTAATTTCGCCATTTTATTGTTGCGATTGCTATCAGCGTTAGTGTTAGCTTTTATGCTTGCTTGGCGTCGTTCTCCACGACAATTGTCGCGTTCAATGTTCTGTACATGCCGCAATATGTTGCTCAAGCGTGTCGACAGTTCGCCTCGCAGCTGCTTGTCAATACCAATCGCATGTTTTACGTCCCCCAACAACGCAATGTGTTCGTACAACAGTTCATTGgtgtcttgctgttgttgttgttgagcagCATCGCTGCCATTGTCATTGCCATTGGTGTTCATGTGGGTAGTGAAAAGTGCTGACGGCCGTATGGCGGCAGCCGCCGCTGTGACAGCTTGGTGCGTATTGCAAGCATCACTCAAATACACAACTTTACTTAGTATATGGTTTAGTGTGAATTCCAGACTGATTAGTTTATTTCCATACGCCTGCTGTTCGTCCTGCGTGCGCTTAACCAAGTCTAATTTATGCTCCAGCGATTTTATTTGATCATTCCAAGCATCAATGTGGTGTCGAAAGATGGCCCAATTGTGTGCCTTTTCCTCTAAATTCTGAACGGCGCCATCGATTTGCTTCAAAGCATGATTGAGATGATCCAGCTTTAATGTATTGATGCAATCATTTAATGTGGTTGATGAATTTGGCGACACTTCTGCCGTAGTTGAATTTGTTATAATTGCTGAG harbors:
- the LOC128858451 gene encoding fibroleukin, which gives rise to MIILLSAALLAFVIHTSPANSAIITNSTTAEVSPNSSTTLNDCINTLKLDHLNHALKQIDGAVQNLEEKAHNWAIFRHHIDAWNDQIKSLEHKLDLVKRTQDEQQAYGNKLISLEFTLNHILSKVVYLSDACNTHQAVTAAAAAIRPSALFTTHMNTNGNDNGSDAAQQQQQQDTNELLYEHIALLGDVKHAIGIDKQLRGELSTRLSNILRHVQNIERDNCRGERRQASIKANTNADSNRNNKMAKLMAPIGGCNSNQNVERSLKSFDQQLSTLLTRTPMPKESKQLNTLVKKNSQQLENAINLLNKFDDRLLQWRDESALGWHQCQTMSGELSTFTESSDLLLKRIEMLVHEVNEKLAKQPMSKSNDKDDEEEDSVEAEDVEAVDRNSAEDESLDHKDVDTEAEGDHNVSTTRIDDNIDQPRGEDAEEQAEKIDDRFDVVEFLQPEKSACHELNGPPVDGVYKFSSPELNEAGRDFNERYCAFATDGAPWTLIQNRGPYDEHENFNRSWVDYRNGFGELNKEFWFGNEFIHRLVDGDDYELRIELTDFEDEQVWAEYSFFRLDSERYNYNLLIGGHSGTVPDAMHYHNEMDFSTFDRRNDKSVDACCACATGYGSGWWFDNCSEANLNGIYRETPSGHNYVGIIWEQWHGDDSLQKTRMLVRPKNWSNDEKEERGERHEHIEDP